A genomic region of Saccopteryx bilineata isolate mSacBil1 chromosome 1, mSacBil1_pri_phased_curated, whole genome shotgun sequence contains the following coding sequences:
- the RIPPLY2 gene encoding protein ripply2 yields METAERSESGAGECARCRRLLLAAPDRPTRRGGADSGSGGFWRPWVDTGSQQEEAAPHHTAEGMPNGPGMTESPGKLSGYRHPVRLFWPKSKCYDYLYQEAEALLKNFPIQATISFYEDSDSEDEIEELNCEN; encoded by the exons ATGGAGACCGCCGAGCGCTCGGAGAGTGGAGCCGGCGAGTGTGCACGCTGCCGCCGCCTGCTGCTCGCCGCCCCCGACCGCCCGACGCGGCGCGGGGGCGCGGACTCCGG ATCCGGAGGCTTCTGGAGACCGTGGGTTGACACCGGAAGCCAGCAGGAGGAGGCAGCCCCGCACCACACCGCAGAGGGG ATGCCCAATGGCCCCGGAATGACCGAAAGCCCTGGAAAGCTTTCCGGATACAGGCACCCCGTAAG ACTCTTTTGGCCAAAATCAAAGTGTTATGATTACTTATATCAAGAAGCAGAAGCTCTTCTGAAAAATTTTCCAATTCAGGCCACAATTTCATTTTATGAAGATTCGGATAGTGAAGATGAAATTGAGGAATTGAACTGTGAAAATTAA